A region of Jannaschia sp. W003 DNA encodes the following proteins:
- a CDS encoding ABC transporter ATP-binding protein/permease: protein MPSQITQTEPPAGSLDIIRRVLPYLWPDGEGWVKRRVVFALTALVLSKIIAVLTPFLYKAAVDGLTPETATPAWALGAGAVALTVAYGGARAFNIGFQQLRDVAFARVGQRALRRLASQTFSHMHRLSMRYHITRKTGGLSRIIERGVKGVDFLLRFLLFSIGPLVLELLLISAILFFVFDVWYLVIVLATIFAYVVFTFRVTEWRVRIRKAMNDQDTDANQKAIDSLLNFETVKYFGAEAREARRYDGAMEGYEAAALKTAYSLAFLNFGQALIITAGLVGVMVLAAMGVQAGELTVGDFVLVNAYMIQITMPLNFLGTVYREIRQALVDMGEMFGLLEQPEEVQDAPDARPLAVPEGRILFRDVRFGYEAARPILRGVTIEVGAGETVAVVGPSGSGKSTIGRLLFRFYDVDAGAVEIDGQDVRSVTQDSLHASIGVVPQDTVLFNDTLRYNIAYGRPDASFAEIEEAARAAKIDGFIRDLPQGYETAVGERGLKLSGGEKQRVGIARTLLKDPPILLLDEATSALDTETEREIQAELRAMSRGRSVITIAHRLSTVVDADRIVVLEAGEIVEQGTHEMLLAHRGRYASMWSQQQREEEEAA, encoded by the coding sequence ATGCCGAGCCAGATCACCCAGACCGAGCCGCCCGCGGGCAGCCTCGACATCATCCGCCGCGTGCTGCCCTACCTCTGGCCCGACGGCGAGGGGTGGGTGAAGCGCCGCGTGGTCTTCGCGCTGACGGCCCTCGTTCTGAGCAAGATCATCGCCGTGCTCACCCCGTTCCTCTACAAGGCCGCCGTGGACGGGCTGACGCCCGAGACCGCGACGCCCGCCTGGGCGCTCGGGGCGGGGGCCGTGGCGCTGACGGTCGCCTACGGCGGCGCGCGCGCCTTCAACATCGGGTTCCAGCAGCTCCGCGACGTCGCCTTCGCGCGGGTCGGCCAGCGGGCGCTGCGGCGTCTGGCCTCGCAGACCTTCAGCCACATGCACCGCCTGTCGATGCGCTACCACATCACCCGCAAGACCGGGGGTCTGAGCCGCATCATCGAGCGGGGCGTGAAGGGCGTCGACTTCCTCCTGCGCTTCCTCCTCTTCTCGATCGGCCCGCTCGTGCTGGAGCTGCTGCTGATCTCGGCGATCCTCTTCTTCGTGTTCGACGTCTGGTACCTCGTGATCGTGCTGGCGACGATCTTCGCGTACGTCGTCTTCACGTTCCGGGTCACCGAGTGGCGGGTCCGGATCCGCAAGGCGATGAACGACCAGGACACCGACGCTAACCAGAAGGCGATCGACAGCCTGCTGAACTTCGAGACCGTGAAGTACTTCGGCGCCGAGGCCCGCGAGGCGCGGCGCTACGACGGCGCGATGGAGGGCTACGAGGCGGCGGCGCTCAAGACCGCCTACTCCCTCGCGTTCCTCAACTTCGGGCAGGCGCTCATCATCACAGCCGGGCTGGTGGGCGTGATGGTTCTGGCCGCGATGGGGGTGCAGGCGGGCGAGCTGACGGTCGGGGACTTCGTGCTGGTCAACGCTTACATGATCCAGATCACCATGCCGCTGAACTTCCTCGGCACGGTGTACCGCGAGATCCGCCAGGCGCTCGTGGACATGGGCGAGATGTTCGGCCTGCTGGAGCAGCCCGAGGAGGTTCAGGACGCGCCGGACGCTAGGCCCCTCGCCGTGCCCGAGGGCCGCATCCTGTTCCGCGACGTGCGCTTCGGCTACGAGGCCGCGCGGCCCATCCTGCGGGGCGTGACCATCGAGGTCGGCGCGGGCGAGACGGTGGCCGTGGTGGGGCCGTCGGGTTCCGGCAAGTCCACGATCGGGCGCCTGCTGTTCCGCTTCTACGACGTGGACGCGGGCGCGGTGGAGATCGACGGGCAGGACGTGCGCTCGGTCACGCAGGACAGCCTCCATGCCTCGATCGGGGTGGTTCCGCAGGATACCGTGCTCTTCAACGACACCCTGCGCTACAACATCGCCTACGGGCGCCCCGACGCCTCGTTCGCCGAGATCGAGGAGGCCGCGCGCGCCGCCAAGATCGACGGCTTCATCCGCGACCTGCCGCAGGGCTACGAGACCGCCGTGGGCGAGCGGGGCCTGAAGCTGTCGGGCGGCGAGAAGCAGCGCGTGGGCATCGCGCGCACGCTGCTGAAGGACCCGCCGATCCTGCTTCTGGATGAGGCGACCAGCGCGCTCGACACCGAGACCGAGCGCGAGATCCAGGCCGAGCTGCGCGCCATGAGCCGCGGGCGCAGCGTCATCACCATCGCGCACCGCCTGTCCACGGTGGTGGACGCGGACCGGATCGTGGTGCTGGAGGCGGGCGAGATCGTCGAGCAGGGCACGCACGAGATGCTGCTGGCCCATCGCGGGCGCTACGCCTCGATGTGGTCGCAGCAGCAGCGCGAGGAGGAGGAAGCGGCGTGA
- a CDS encoding LysM peptidoglycan-binding domain-containing protein, giving the protein MGRKTSAVLGGGAALGVVFVLLFAHGVWNEMRNGSAAAIRPEAGGGDGRGDVEGNSGGVARITDPARSTDAASGDDAVTVISEPSAQSAAVDENMVIPEGVSPDADQTIAGAPTPTDSDAAQTSVPAPEPEAATPAFEATASATPPEPDAAQTPSATPEPPAAPDGTALANLAPLPGGAPTTADRTPVAPPADPPSGPALDLVRVDAAGAAVLAGRAPAGGTVTLRLDGAAVGRAQADLSGNFVAFLDLPPSEAPQVLAIESEDADGRFLQGAESIIIAPAAPTAAVIPEAPEIDTAADGALDGALDGAKSAGVLNDAPEPVRPGEAFASAPLPQVSPEGSARVDPLVEPSSRPDVPGVDAKPALRPEPPPTITSAAPLAIDAPGDPSAGSPAALSDAPLGASREGAQPQAPDALTAGISPGGDGSSAVEPDTPMSPSAATAGPAELRPSATTSRTDPPPAAPGGDALASAAPAPPAAPRLFRAGPAGIRLETAAERPPEAAESLGLDAIAYDEGGAVQLAGRGDAGTALRVYLDGRPVRDVAVGPDGAWASPLPKVDEGVYTLRIDALGADGTVVGRLETPFERTAPAVAAAARREGRRAITVQPGYTLWALSEGYFGEGTQYVQIYEANRGLIRDPDLIYPGQVFALPQVEGAEPSGAAEAAAD; this is encoded by the coding sequence ATGGGACGCAAGACGAGCGCGGTTCTGGGCGGCGGCGCGGCCCTCGGCGTCGTCTTCGTCCTGCTGTTCGCCCACGGGGTCTGGAACGAGATGCGGAACGGCTCCGCCGCCGCGATCCGGCCCGAGGCCGGTGGTGGCGACGGGCGGGGGGACGTCGAGGGCAATTCGGGAGGCGTCGCGCGGATCACCGATCCTGCGCGTTCCACGGATGCGGCGTCGGGCGACGACGCCGTGACGGTGATCTCGGAACCGTCCGCCCAGTCGGCGGCCGTGGACGAGAACATGGTGATCCCTGAGGGCGTATCGCCCGATGCTGACCAAACCATCGCCGGTGCTCCTACGCCGACTGATTCCGACGCCGCGCAAACGTCGGTTCCTGCGCCCGAACCGGAAGCCGCGACGCCCGCTTTCGAGGCAACCGCCTCCGCCACTCCGCCGGAACCCGACGCCGCGCAGACGCCGTCCGCCACGCCCGAACCGCCCGCCGCCCCCGACGGCACCGCGCTCGCGAACCTCGCGCCGCTTCCCGGCGGCGCCCCGACCACGGCCGACCGCACCCCGGTCGCGCCCCCCGCCGATCCGCCCTCGGGACCGGCGCTCGACCTCGTTCGCGTGGACGCCGCGGGCGCCGCCGTGCTGGCCGGCCGCGCGCCCGCCGGCGGCACCGTGACGCTGCGGCTCGACGGCGCGGCGGTGGGGCGGGCGCAGGCGGACCTGTCCGGCAACTTCGTGGCCTTCCTCGACCTGCCGCCCTCGGAGGCGCCGCAGGTGCTTGCGATCGAGTCCGAGGACGCCGACGGCCGCTTCCTGCAGGGCGCGGAGAGCATCATCATCGCGCCCGCCGCACCCACTGCAGCCGTGATTCCCGAGGCCCCGGAGATCGACACCGCGGCGGACGGGGCCCTCGACGGCGCGCTGGATGGCGCGAAGTCGGCAGGCGTCCTGAACGACGCGCCGGAGCCGGTGCGTCCCGGCGAGGCGTTCGCATCGGCTCCGCTTCCGCAAGTCTCCCCCGAAGGCAGCGCGCGCGTCGACCCCTTGGTGGAACCGTCCTCGCGTCCCGACGTCCCCGGCGTTGACGCGAAGCCCGCCTTGCGCCCCGAACCGCCCCCCACAATCACCTCCGCCGCCCCGCTCGCGATCGATGCGCCCGGCGATCCGTCCGCCGGGTCACCCGCCGCATTGTCGGACGCTCCCCTTGGCGCCTCCCGCGAGGGCGCCCAGCCGCAGGCGCCGGACGCGCTGACCGCGGGCATTTCGCCGGGCGGGGACGGGTCATCCGCCGTCGAGCCGGACACTCCGATGTCGCCTTCCGCCGCGACCGCCGGGCCGGCGGAGCTGCGGCCTTCTGCTACAACCTCGCGCACGGACCCTCCGCCCGCCGCGCCCGGAGGCGACGCGCTGGCCTCCGCGGCCCCCGCGCCCCCCGCCGCGCCGCGCCTGTTCCGCGCCGGCCCGGCGGGCATCCGGCTGGAGACGGCCGCCGAACGTCCGCCCGAGGCGGCCGAGAGCCTCGGGCTCGACGCCATCGCCTACGACGAGGGCGGCGCGGTGCAGCTCGCCGGGCGGGGCGACGCGGGTACGGCGCTGCGGGTCTACCTCGACGGGCGCCCCGTGCGCGACGTGGCCGTGGGACCGGACGGGGCCTGGGCCTCGCCGCTGCCCAAGGTCGACGAGGGCGTCTATACCCTGCGGATCGACGCGCTCGGCGCCGACGGCACCGTGGTGGGCCGCCTCGAGACGCCGTTCGAGCGCACCGCCCCCGCGGTCGCCGCCGCCGCCCGCCGCGAGGGGCGCCGCGCGATCACCGTCCAGCCGGGCTACACGCTCTGGGCGCTGTCCGAGGGCTACTTCGGCGAGGGCACCCAGTACGTGCAGATCTACGAGGCCAACCGTGGCCTGATCCGCGACCCCGACCTCATCTACCCGGGACAGGTCTTCGCGCTTCCCCAGGTCGAGGGCGCCGAGCCGTCCGGCGCCGCGGAGGCCGCCGCCGACTGA
- a CDS encoding host attachment family protein, with the protein MAKLRNGTLVVVTDSEKALFLVNRTDDENPNLEVVSKREEDNPPDREQSANRRGRVGESAQPGKHAYDETDFHELQKERFASDLADRLYKMAHRGEYDHLVLVASPQVLGVVRDEMHKEVSDKLVATIDKTLTNHPLSEIEKVVVDSLHEQA; encoded by the coding sequence ATGGCCAAGCTGCGCAACGGAACCCTCGTCGTCGTCACCGACAGCGAGAAGGCCCTGTTCCTCGTGAACCGGACCGACGACGAGAACCCGAACCTCGAGGTCGTCTCGAAGCGCGAGGAGGACAATCCCCCCGACCGCGAGCAGTCCGCCAACCGCCGCGGCCGCGTGGGCGAGAGCGCCCAGCCGGGCAAGCACGCCTACGACGAGACCGACTTCCACGAGCTCCAGAAGGAGCGCTTCGCCTCCGATCTGGCCGACCGGCTGTACAAGATGGCGCACCGCGGCGAGTACGACCACCTCGTGCTGGTGGCCTCGCCGCAGGTGCTCGGGGTCGTGCGCGACGAAATGCACAAGGAGGTCTCGGACAAGCTGGTGGCGACGATCGACAAGACGCTGACCAACCATCCCTTGAGCGAGATCGAGAAGGTCGTCGTGGACAGCCTGCACGAGCAGGCCTGA
- a CDS encoding superoxide dismutase — MAFELPDLPYAHDALASKGMSKETLEYHHDLHHKAYVDNGNKLIAGTEWEGKSVEEIVRGTYQKGAVAQNGIFNNASQHWNHAQFWEMMGPSGGAMPGELERAITESFGSVDDFKKEFAAAGAGQFGSGWAWLVKDEGGALKVTKTENGVNPLCFGQTALLGCDVWEHSYYIDYRNKRPAYLQNFLDELVNWENVASRM, encoded by the coding sequence ATGGCCTTCGAGCTTCCCGATCTGCCTTACGCCCACGACGCCCTCGCCTCCAAGGGCATGTCGAAGGAGACGCTGGAGTACCACCACGACCTCCACCACAAGGCCTACGTCGACAACGGCAACAAGCTGATCGCCGGCACCGAGTGGGAGGGCAAGTCTGTCGAGGAGATCGTGCGCGGCACCTACCAGAAGGGCGCGGTGGCCCAGAACGGGATCTTCAACAACGCCTCGCAGCATTGGAACCACGCCCAGTTCTGGGAGATGATGGGACCGAGCGGCGGGGCCATGCCGGGCGAGCTGGAGCGGGCGATCACCGAGAGCTTCGGCTCCGTGGACGACTTCAAGAAGGAGTTCGCCGCCGCCGGCGCCGGGCAGTTCGGCTCGGGCTGGGCGTGGCTCGTAAAGGACGAGGGTGGCGCGCTGAAGGTCACCAAGACCGAGAACGGCGTGAACCCGCTGTGCTTCGGCCAGACCGCGCTCCTGGGCTGCGACGTATGGGAGCACTCCTACTACATCGACTACCGCAACAAGCGCCCCGCCTACCTGCAGAACTTCCTCGACGAGCTGGTGAACTGGGAGAACGTTGCCTCGCGCATGTGA
- a CDS encoding sarcosine oxidase subunit gamma has product MSDVRIERRTGVGMVTLRGDLGLLCGAIGCAVPGQRLSVRESGEHVLWMSPDELLLICDDAPARAAALAKALADEFATVADVSDARAVFDVEGRDAAATLAKLMPVDFARLDPAEVRRTRMAQVPAALWRKGEGWRVVCFRSVADYAHALLRNAADAPMPRLHGA; this is encoded by the coding sequence ATGTCTGACGTCCGCATCGAGCGCCGCACCGGCGTCGGCATGGTGACCCTGCGCGGCGACCTCGGCCTGCTGTGCGGCGCGATCGGTTGCGCCGTGCCCGGGCAGCGGCTGTCGGTGCGCGAGAGCGGCGAGCACGTCCTGTGGATGTCGCCCGACGAACTGCTTCTGATCTGCGACGACGCGCCTGCAAGGGCCGCTGCACTGGCGAAGGCGCTCGCTGACGAGTTCGCCACCGTGGCAGACGTCTCGGACGCCCGCGCGGTGTTCGACGTGGAGGGCAGGGACGCCGCCGCGACCCTCGCCAAGCTGATGCCCGTGGACTTCGCGCGGCTCGACCCCGCGGAGGTGCGCCGCACCCGCATGGCGCAGGTGCCCGCGGCCCTCTGGCGCAAGGGCGAGGGCTGGCGCGTGGTATGCTTCCGCTCGGTCGCGGACTACGCCCACGCGCTGCTCCGCAACGCCGCCGACGCGCCCATGCCCCGCCTGCACGGGGCTTGA
- a CDS encoding sarcosine oxidase subunit alpha family protein gives MSARLRTGGRRIDRSKPLRFRFDGREVRGYHGDTLASALLGSGQLLMGRSFKYHRPRSVVGSGPEEPNALLGVGEGGRFTPNVRATTEPARDGALVRSQNAWPSLERDVGILNDLGARFLPAGFYYKTFIHPRPFWKHVFEPVIRRAAGLGAAPDRADADRYEQIYAFCDVLVVGGGVAGLLAARIAGERGERVILCEQTSRWGGRAPVDGARIDGQAADAWVNDTVQALEGMENVTLLLDCQGAGVYDHGYVLLNERLEGDGPRERLWRVRAGRTVTATGAIERPLAFAGNDRPGVMLASAVRDYAVDYGVGVGERTVIVTNNDDAYRTARVLREAGLQVPAILDVRQNPSGPLVNEVKALGVKVHAGRGVAHVIGRDRVRGVAVCDQAGEGGAVLQEIRCDCLGMSGGWSPVVHLWSHCGGKLLWDEANAMFVPDPDRPPRGADGEGFVVAVGTAAGAMTTAEVLESAADAMDGEAPEAEDEREGAMTPAWLVPARAGPALRMKAFLDFQNDVKVSDVRLAAQEGFESVEHAKRYTTLGMATDQGKLSNINGLATLADALDAPIPQVGTTTFRPPWTPVTIAALTGEAKGALFQPVRKTPLHRWHEANGAHWEPVGQWRRPYCYPRGGESPEQAVAREVRATRGSLGLLDASTLGKILVKGPDAAKFLDLMYTNMMSTLKPGRCRYGLMCDENGFLMDDGVVARLGDDSFLCHTTTGGADRIHAWMEDWLQCEWWNLKVHAVNLTEQFAQVAVVGPNARKVLEKLGGMDVSAGTLPFMTWGAGTLAGHRVRAFRISFSGELSYEIAVPANEGRALWDKLLEAGAAFDATPYGTEALHVMRAEKGFIMIGDETDGTVIPQDLGLDWAISKKKADFLGKRGQQRTHLADPDRWKLVGLHTLDGSVLPDGAYAVDEGVNANGQRNVQGRVTSTYHSPTLNRGIAMGLVRRGPERMGEVLRFTGEGGGEVEARIVSPVFYDPKGEKQDV, from the coding sequence ATGAGCGCGCGGCTCCGGACCGGCGGGCGGCGCATCGACCGCTCGAAGCCCTTGCGCTTCCGCTTCGACGGGCGGGAGGTGCGGGGCTACCACGGCGACACGCTGGCTTCGGCGCTGCTGGGGTCGGGGCAGTTGCTCATGGGCCGCTCGTTCAAGTACCACCGCCCGCGCTCCGTGGTGGGCAGCGGGCCGGAGGAGCCGAACGCGCTGCTGGGCGTGGGCGAGGGCGGGCGGTTCACGCCCAACGTGCGCGCCACCACCGAGCCCGCGCGCGACGGCGCCCTCGTGCGCTCGCAGAACGCCTGGCCCTCGCTGGAGCGCGACGTGGGCATCCTGAACGACCTCGGCGCGCGCTTCCTGCCGGCGGGCTTCTACTACAAGACGTTCATCCACCCGCGCCCCTTCTGGAAGCACGTGTTCGAGCCGGTGATCCGCCGCGCCGCGGGCCTCGGCGCCGCGCCCGACCGGGCCGACGCGGATCGCTACGAGCAGATCTACGCGTTCTGCGACGTGCTGGTGGTCGGCGGAGGCGTCGCGGGCCTTCTGGCGGCGCGCATCGCAGGCGAGCGGGGCGAGCGCGTGATCCTGTGCGAGCAGACGTCGCGCTGGGGCGGGCGGGCGCCCGTCGACGGCGCGCGGATCGACGGGCAGGCGGCGGATGCGTGGGTGAACGACACCGTGCAAGCGCTTGAGGGGATGGAGAACGTCACGCTCCTCCTCGATTGCCAGGGTGCCGGCGTCTACGACCACGGCTACGTGCTGCTGAACGAACGGCTGGAGGGGGACGGCCCCCGCGAGCGGCTCTGGCGCGTGCGGGCGGGCCGCACCGTGACGGCGACGGGGGCCATCGAGCGCCCCCTTGCCTTCGCCGGCAACGACCGGCCCGGCGTGATGCTGGCCTCGGCGGTGCGCGACTACGCGGTGGACTACGGCGTGGGCGTGGGCGAGCGGACGGTGATTGTGACCAACAACGACGACGCCTACCGCACCGCGCGCGTGCTGCGCGAGGCGGGTCTCCAAGTGCCGGCGATCCTCGACGTGCGCCAGAACCCCTCTGGGCCATTGGTGAACGAAGTCAAGGCGTTGGGGGTCAAGGTTCATGCGGGCCGCGGCGTCGCCCACGTGATCGGGCGCGACCGGGTGCGCGGCGTGGCCGTGTGCGACCAGGCGGGCGAGGGTGGCGCCGTCCTGCAGGAGATCCGCTGCGACTGCTTGGGCATGTCGGGCGGCTGGTCGCCGGTGGTGCACCTGTGGTCCCACTGCGGCGGCAAGCTGCTGTGGGACGAGGCGAACGCCATGTTCGTGCCCGACCCGGACCGCCCGCCCCGCGGCGCGGACGGCGAGGGCTTCGTGGTCGCCGTCGGCACGGCGGCGGGCGCGATGACCACCGCCGAGGTGCTGGAGAGCGCCGCCGATGCGATGGACGGCGAGGCGCCCGAGGCGGAGGACGAGCGCGAGGGCGCCATGACGCCCGCGTGGCTCGTGCCTGCTCGCGCGGGGCCCGCGCTGCGGATGAAGGCGTTCCTCGACTTCCAGAACGACGTGAAGGTCTCCGACGTGCGGCTCGCCGCGCAGGAGGGCTTCGAGAGCGTCGAGCACGCCAAGCGCTACACCACGCTCGGGATGGCGACCGACCAGGGCAAGCTGAGCAACATCAACGGTCTGGCGACGCTCGCGGATGCGCTTGATGCGCCTATCCCGCAGGTCGGCACCACCACCTTCCGCCCGCCCTGGACGCCCGTCACCATAGCCGCCCTGACCGGCGAGGCGAAGGGCGCGCTGTTCCAGCCCGTCCGCAAGACGCCGCTCCACCGCTGGCACGAGGCGAACGGCGCCCACTGGGAGCCGGTCGGCCAGTGGCGGCGCCCCTACTGCTACCCCCGCGGCGGCGAGAGCCCCGAGCAGGCGGTCGCGCGCGAGGTCCGGGCGACGCGCGGCAGCCTCGGCCTGCTCGACGCCTCGACGCTGGGCAAGATCCTCGTGAAGGGGCCCGATGCGGCCAAGTTCCTCGACCTCATGTACACCAACATGATGTCGACCCTGAAGCCGGGCCGCTGCCGCTACGGATTGATGTGCGACGAGAACGGCTTCCTCATGGACGACGGCGTGGTGGCGCGCCTCGGCGACGACAGCTTCCTGTGCCACACCACCACGGGCGGCGCCGACCGCATCCACGCGTGGATGGAGGACTGGCTCCAGTGCGAGTGGTGGAACCTGAAGGTCCACGCCGTGAACCTGACGGAGCAGTTCGCGCAAGTGGCCGTCGTGGGACCGAACGCCCGCAAGGTGCTGGAGAAGCTGGGCGGCATGGACGTGTCCGCCGGCACCCTCCCGTTCATGACGTGGGGCGCGGGCACGCTCGCCGGACACCGCGTCCGGGCGTTCCGCATCTCCTTCTCGGGCGAGCTGAGCTACGAGATCGCGGTCCCCGCGAACGAGGGCCGGGCGCTGTGGGACAAGCTGCTGGAGGCGGGCGCGGCGTTCGACGCCACGCCGTACGGCACCGAGGCGCTCCACGTGATGCGCGCCGAGAAGGGGTTCATCATGATCGGCGACGAGACCGACGGGACCGTGATCCCGCAGGACCTCGGGCTGGACTGGGCGATCTCGAAGAAGAAGGCCGACTTCCTCGGCAAGCGCGGCCAGCAGCGCACCCACCTCGCCGACCCCGACCGTTGGAAGCTGGTCGGGCTGCACACGCTCGACGGCTCGGTGCTGCCCGACGGCGCCTATGCGGTGGATGAGGGCGTCAATGCCAATGGACAGCGCAACGTGCAGGGCCGCGTCACCTCCACCTACCACTCGCCGACGCTGAACCGCGGAATCGCCATGGGCCTCGTGCGGCGCGGCCCTGAGCGGATGGGCGAGGTGCTGCGCTTCACTGGCGAGGGCGGTGGCGAGGTGGAGGCGCGCATCGTCTCGCCGGTGTTCTACGACCCCAAGGGGGAGAAGCAGGATGTCTGA
- a CDS encoding sarcosine oxidase subunit delta, producing the protein MLLLTCPYCGLAVEETELAPGGEAHLKRHGPESSDDDFEQYLFLRDNPKGPHLERWRHAYGCGKWFLAARDTATMRVFGTYPAQTEAPPVEILNRMRGEA; encoded by the coding sequence ATGCTTCTGCTGACCTGTCCGTATTGCGGGCTCGCCGTCGAGGAGACGGAACTCGCGCCCGGCGGCGAGGCCCATCTGAAGCGCCACGGACCGGAGTCGTCCGACGACGACTTCGAGCAGTACCTTTTCCTGCGCGACAACCCGAAGGGTCCGCATCTCGAGCGGTGGCGCCACGCCTACGGCTGCGGCAAGTGGTTCCTCGCTGCGCGCGACACGGCGACGATGCGGGTCTTCGGTACCTACCCGGCGCAGACCGAAGCGCCCCCGGTTGAGATCCTGAACCGGATGCGGGGCGAGGCATGA
- a CDS encoding sarcosine oxidase subunit beta family protein, whose amino-acid sequence MRRYSVFAIAREAARYHQGWERAWAKRAPKRRYDVVIVGAGGHGLATAYYLGKEHGITDVAVIEKGWLGGGNTGRNTTIIRSNYLQDPSAAIYEKARSLYETLSQELNYNVMFSPRGVLMLAQTHHEVRGYKRTAHANALQGVTTEWIGPQRVKELCPIMNIEGPRYPVLGGLWQARGGTARHDAVAWGYARACSDMGMDIIQQCEVTGIDTTGGRVRAVETTQGRIECEKLGGVVAGHSSVLAGMAGFRLPLESVPLQALVSEPIKPCMDIVVMANTVHGYLSQSDKGEMVIGGGTDGYAGYTQRGSFQHVEETLRALVETFPMLSRLKMLRQWGGIVDVTGDRSPILSRTPVEGMFLNCGWGTGGFKAIPGSGFGFAELMATGHSPLTEAFGLERFREGRFIDESVAAGVAH is encoded by the coding sequence ATGCGACGCTACTCGGTCTTCGCCATCGCCCGCGAGGCGGCGCGCTACCACCAGGGGTGGGAGCGGGCCTGGGCCAAGCGTGCGCCGAAGCGGCGCTACGACGTGGTGATCGTGGGCGCCGGCGGGCACGGGCTGGCCACGGCCTACTACCTCGGCAAGGAGCACGGCATCACGGATGTCGCGGTGATCGAGAAGGGCTGGCTGGGCGGCGGCAACACGGGCCGCAACACCACCATCATTCGCTCGAACTACCTCCAAGACCCGTCGGCCGCGATCTACGAGAAGGCGCGCAGCCTCTACGAGACGCTGAGTCAGGAGCTGAACTACAACGTCATGTTCAGCCCCCGCGGCGTGCTGATGCTGGCGCAGACCCACCACGAGGTGCGGGGCTACAAGCGTACGGCACACGCGAACGCGCTGCAGGGGGTCACGACCGAGTGGATCGGCCCGCAGCGGGTCAAGGAACTCTGCCCCATCATGAACATCGAGGGGCCGCGCTACCCGGTGCTAGGCGGCCTCTGGCAGGCGCGCGGCGGCACCGCGCGCCACGACGCGGTGGCGTGGGGCTACGCGCGCGCGTGCTCGGACATGGGCATGGACATCATCCAGCAGTGCGAGGTCACCGGCATCGACACCACCGGCGGCCGGGTGCGCGCCGTGGAGACGACGCAGGGGCGGATCGAGTGCGAGAAGCTCGGCGGCGTGGTGGCGGGGCACTCCTCGGTGCTGGCGGGCATGGCGGGCTTCCGGCTGCCGCTGGAGTCGGTGCCGCTGCAGGCGCTGGTCTCCGAGCCGATCAAGCCCTGCATGGACATCGTGGTGATGGCGAACACGGTGCACGGGTACCTCAGCCAGTCCGACAAGGGCGAGATGGTGATCGGCGGCGGCACCGACGGATACGCCGGCTACACCCAGCGCGGCAGCTTCCAGCACGTCGAGGAGACGCTGCGCGCGCTGGTCGAGACCTTCCCGATGCTCTCGCGCCTCAAGATGCTGCGCCAGTGGGGCGGGATCGTGGACGTCACGGGCGACCGCTCGCCGATCCTGTCGCGCACGCCCGTCGAAGGCATGTTCCTGAACTGCGGTTGGGGAACGGGCGGCTTCAAGGCGATCCCCGGCTCGGGCTTCGGCTTCGCGGAGCTGATGGCGACGGGGCATTCGCCGCTTACGGAGGCGTTCGGGCTGGAGCGGTTCCGCGAGGGGCGCTTCATCGACGAGAGCGTCGCGGCCGGAGTGGCGCACTGA